A single window of Nitrospirota bacterium DNA harbors:
- a CDS encoding universal stress protein, with translation MQAYRKILVAMDCSPVDDAIIEHVSALALQNNAQVYLLHVVHSHTLDQDRALRELTEASLKSHRDVLQARNIETYIIIRSGEPDKEILKEIEEKDYDLVAMATHGHSFIGDILFGSVSRTLKHKISIPLLLIGPSR, from the coding sequence ATGCAGGCATACAGGAAGATCCTGGTCGCGATGGACTGCTCACCCGTTGACGATGCCATAATCGAGCATGTGTCGGCCCTGGCGCTTCAGAACAACGCTCAGGTCTATCTTTTACATGTTGTTCACTCTCACACACTCGACCAGGACCGTGCGTTGCGTGAACTGACTGAAGCATCCTTGAAATCCCACCGCGATGTGTTGCAGGCCAGGAATATCGAAACCTATATCATTATCAGAAGCGGAGAACCGGATAAAGAGATACTGAAGGAGATCGAGGAAAAAGATTATGATCTAGTGGCAATGGCCACCCATGGTCATTCTTTCATAGGCGACATTCTGTTCGGAAGTGTTTCCCGGACTCTCAAACACAAGATCAGCATACCTCTGCTTCTGATAGGCCCCTCACGTTGA
- a CDS encoding DUF192 domain-containing protein, which yields MTTKFDSLMITGMRLRWVLWMLIIFWSLSKYGTSGEASTLISVQLPSGRLITAEEAITHEQQMEGMMYRQHLEEDRGMLFIYPQDGIHGIWMKNCLISLDILWLDSNYRIIYVKERVPPCRSEPCPTYKPPLNSRYVLEVHEGLAEKERLRPGSQLLLTTSGLTL from the coding sequence TTGACAACAAAGTTTGACTCTCTTATGATTACCGGTATGAGGCTTCGGTGGGTCTTGTGGATGCTTATCATCTTCTGGTCATTATCGAAATATGGTACTTCCGGAGAAGCCTCCACCCTGATCTCGGTTCAACTGCCTTCCGGCAGGTTAATAACTGCGGAAGAGGCCATAACACACGAACAACAGATGGAAGGAATGATGTATCGTCAACACCTTGAGGAAGACCGCGGAATGCTGTTCATATATCCCCAGGACGGGATCCATGGTATCTGGATGAAGAACTGCCTGATTTCACTGGACATTCTCTGGCTGGACAGTAACTACCGTATTATCTATGTGAAGGAACGCGTCCCTCCATGCCGTTCTGAGCCCTGTCCGACATACAAACCGCCGCTAAACTCCAGGTATGTGCTTGAAGTCCACGAAGGACTCGCGGAAAAGGAGCGCCTGAGACCGGGATCACAACTCCTCCTGACAACCTCCGGTCTGACGCTATAA
- a CDS encoding Nramp family divalent metal transporter, which yields MRILSASRKGFPLKTLLSFLGPGFLVTVGFIDPGNWATNIEGGSKFGYELLWVITLSTIMLIVIQNMAAKLGIATGKSLAVNIRERFSLPVSAFLGLTIVLACFATDVAELLGGAIGFNLLFGMPLWSGALLTVLFEVFLIVSQRYHRVEAIIMIFLGIIGLCYLVEILIVNPDWSELASSMVVPNINRSSIYVAMAILGAVVMPHNIFLHSNVIHSRNWGISESEKMSLLRYEKIDTLTAMLLGWVVNSAMIIVAASVFFRHHILVDSIEQASETLKPLAGPLAGFLFALALVFAGIGSSVTSSMAEVNVITGFLGKPEDPRTLLYRVSVFVTAIPSFIIILFAMDTFRILIFSQVVLSIQLPFTLIPLLILCRDHSRMGLFKSSTLEFAAAVTISSVVIVLNIYLFYSTIAGGG from the coding sequence ATGAGAATTTTGTCAGCATCCAGAAAAGGTTTCCCCCTCAAGACGCTTCTCAGCTTTCTTGGACCTGGTTTCCTTGTCACTGTCGGGTTTATAGATCCCGGCAACTGGGCTACCAATATTGAGGGTGGATCAAAGTTCGGATATGAACTTCTCTGGGTCATCACGCTCAGTACGATCATGCTGATCGTGATACAGAACATGGCCGCCAAGCTCGGTATTGCCACAGGAAAATCTCTTGCAGTCAACATCCGGGAGAGATTCTCTCTTCCGGTCTCGGCATTCCTCGGGCTGACGATTGTTCTGGCCTGTTTCGCAACCGATGTGGCGGAATTACTGGGAGGGGCAATCGGATTTAATCTCCTCTTCGGCATGCCTCTTTGGTCGGGTGCACTACTCACAGTGCTCTTTGAAGTGTTTCTTATTGTCAGCCAAAGATATCATCGTGTAGAGGCGATCATCATGATCTTTCTTGGAATCATCGGTCTGTGCTACCTCGTGGAAATTCTTATCGTTAATCCCGACTGGTCCGAACTGGCATCGTCAATGGTCGTTCCCAATATCAACAGAAGCAGCATTTACGTGGCCATGGCCATACTTGGAGCGGTTGTGATGCCTCACAATATCTTCCTTCATTCCAACGTCATTCACAGCCGGAATTGGGGTATTTCAGAGAGCGAAAAAATGTCACTCCTGCGCTACGAGAAGATAGACACGCTTACTGCCATGCTCTTAGGCTGGGTGGTGAACTCAGCGATGATCATCGTGGCGGCCTCCGTCTTCTTCCGCCATCATATCCTGGTTGACAGCATTGAGCAGGCATCGGAAACACTGAAGCCTCTGGCCGGGCCTCTTGCCGGTTTCCTGTTCGCCCTCGCCCTTGTATTCGCGGGAATCGGCTCATCAGTGACGTCGTCCATGGCAGAGGTCAATGTTATCACCGGGTTCCTGGGAAAACCGGAAGATCCACGGACCCTGCTCTACAGAGTTTCCGTTTTTGTAACGGCCATACCATCATTTATAATCATTCTTTTCGCCATGGACACGTTTCGCATTCTGATCTTCAGTCAGGTTGTACTGAGCATTCAGCTACCCTTCACACTGATTCCACTTCTAATTTTGTGCCGCGATCACAGCCGCATGGGCCTCTTTAAAAGCAGCACACTGGAGTTCGCTGCCGCCGTGACCATCTCCAGTGTCGTAATTGTCCTGAACATCTACCTGTTTTATTCAACAATCGCAGGAGGAGGATGA